The following coding sequences are from one Panthera leo isolate Ple1 chromosome E1, P.leo_Ple1_pat1.1, whole genome shotgun sequence window:
- the SEC14L1 gene encoding SEC14-like protein 1 isoform X2, with translation MFVDSDTVNEFKSEDGAVHIIERRCKLDIDAPRLLKKIAGVDYVYFVQKNSLNSRERTLHIEAHNETFSNRVIIHEHCCYTVHPENEDWTCFEQSASLDIKSFFGFESTVEKIAMKQYTSNIKKGKEIIEYYLRQLEEEGITFVPRWTPPPIASSSETSSSCKKQAASSAAVVSDAAQAEGLGGEALSSPGGPPEPAAGTPEDKLDADYIKRYLGDLTPLQESCLIRLRQWLQETHKGKIPKDEHILRFLRARDFNIDKAREIMCQSLTWRKQHQVDYILDTWSPPQVLQDYYAGGWHHHDKDGRPLYVLRLGQMDTKGLVRALGEEALLRYVLSINEEGLRRCEENTKVFGRPISSWTCLVDLEGLNMRHLWRPGVKALLRIIEVVEANYPETLGRLLILRAPRVFPVLWTLVSPFIDDNTRRKFLIYAGNDYQGPGGLLDYIDKEIIPDFLSGECMCEVPEGGLVPKSLYRTAEELENEDLKLCTETIYQSASVFKGAPHEILIQIVDASSVITWDFDVCKGDIVFNIYHSKRSPQPPKKDSLGAHSITSPGGNNVQLIDRVWQPGRDYSMVESPLICKEGESVQGSHVTRWPGFYILQWKFHSMPACAATNLPRVDDVLASLQVSSHKCKVMYYTEVIGSEDFRGSMTSLESSHSGFSQLSAATTSSSQSHCGSMVSR, from the exons ATGTTTGTGGACAGTGACACCGTGAACGAGTTCAAGAGCGAAGACGGGGCCGTTCACATTATAGAACGGCGCTGCAAGCTGGACATAGACGCACCAAGGCTGCTGAAAAAG attgcagGCGTCgattatgtttattttgtccaAAAAAACTCACTGAATTCTCGGGAACGTACTTTGCACATCGAGGCCCATAACGAAACGTTCTCCAACCGGGTCATCATCCACGAACATTGCTGCTACACT GTTCACCCTGAAAACGAAGATTGGACCTGTTTTGAACAGTCTGCAAGTTTAGATATTAAATCTTTCTTTGGTTTCGAAAGTACAGTGGAAAAAATTGCAATGAAACAATACACCAGCAACATAAAAAAA GGGAAAGAAATCATTGAATACTATCTTCGTCAGCTGGAAGAAGAAGGCATCACGTTCGTGCCCCGTTGGACTCCGCCTCCCATAGCTTCCTCTTCAGAGACGTCCTCGTCCTGCAAGAAACAGGCGGCGTCCTCGGCTGCTGTCGTCTCGGATGCTGCCCAGGCGGAGGGGCTGGGCGGCGAGGCCCTCAGCAGCCCCGGCGGGCCGCCCGAGCCGGCGGCGGGGACCCCTGAAG ACAAACTAGACGCAGACTACATCAAGAGATACCTGGGGGACTTGACCCCGCTGCAGGAGAGTTGCCTGATCCGGCTTCGCCAGTGGCTCCAGGAAACCCACAAGGGCAAA ATTCCAAAGGACGAGCACATTCTTCGGTTCTTACGTGCCCGGGACTTCAACATCGACAAAGCCAGGGAGATCATGTGTCAGTCTTTGACTTGGCGGAAGCAGCACCAGGTGGACTACATCCTCGATACCTGGAGCCCCCCCCAGGTCCTCCAGGACTACTACGCCGGAGGCTGGCACCATCACGACAAAG ACGGCCGGCCGCTCTACGTGCTCAGGCTGGGGCAGATGGACACCAAGGGTTTGGTGCGAGCGCTCGGCGAGGAGGCTTTGCTGCGATAC GTTCTCTCCATAAACGAAGAAGGGCTGAGACGGTGTGAGGAAAATACAAAAGTCTTTGGTCGACCTATCAG TTCGTGGACCTGCCTGGTGGACCTGGAGGGTCTGAACATGCGCCACCTGTGGAGACCCGGCGTCAAGGCCTTGCTGCGCATCATAGAGGTGGTCGAGGCCAACTACCCCGAGACGCTCGGCCGCCTCCTCATTCTTCGCGCCCCCAGGGTGTTTCCCGTCCTCTGGACGCTG GTTAGTCCATTCATCGATGACAACACCAGAAGGAAATTCCTGATTTACGCAGGAAATGACTACCAGGGTCCTGGCGGCCTGCTGGATTACATCGATAAAGAGATTATTCCAGATTTCCTGAGTGGGGAGTGCATG TGTGAAGTGCCCGAGGGCGGACTGGTCCCCAAATCTCTGTACAGGACCGCGGAGGAGCTGGAGAACGAAGATCTCAAGCTGTGCACCGAGACCATCTACCAGTCTGCCAGCGTCTTCAAGGGAGCCCCGCACGAG ATCCTCATTCAGATTGTGGATGCCTCTTCGGTGATCACTTGGGATTTTGACGTGTGCAAAGGGGACATCGTCTTCAACATCTACCACTCCAAGAGGTCGCCCCAGCCTCCCAAAAAGGACTCCCTGGGGGCGCACAGCATCACTTCCCCGGGAGGGAACAACGTGCAGCTGATAGACCGAGTCTGGCAGCCGGGCCGTGACTACAGCATGGTCGAGTCCCCTCTGATCTGCAAAGAAGGGGAGAGCGTGCAG GGCTCGCACGTGACGCGGTGGCCGGGCTTCTACATCCTGCAGTGGAAGTTCCACAGCATGCCGGCGTGTGCCGCCACCAACCTGCCCCGGGTGGACGACGTGCTGGCCTCGCTGCAGGTGTCGTCCCACAAGTGCAAAGTGATGTACTACACCGAGGTGATCGGGTCCGAGGACTTCCG GGGCTCCATGACCAGCCTGGAGTCCAGCCACAGCGGGTTCTCGCAGCTGAGCGCCGCCACCACGTCCTCCAGCCAGTCTCACTGCGGCTCCATGGTTTCCAGGTAG
- the SEC14L1 gene encoding SEC14-like protein 1 isoform X1, with protein MVQKYQSPVRVYKHPFELIMAAYERRFPTCPLIPMFVDSDTVNEFKSEDGAVHIIERRCKLDIDAPRLLKKIAGVDYVYFVQKNSLNSRERTLHIEAHNETFSNRVIIHEHCCYTVHPENEDWTCFEQSASLDIKSFFGFESTVEKIAMKQYTSNIKKGKEIIEYYLRQLEEEGITFVPRWTPPPIASSSETSSSCKKQAASSAAVVSDAAQAEGLGGEALSSPGGPPEPAAGTPEDKLDADYIKRYLGDLTPLQESCLIRLRQWLQETHKGKIPKDEHILRFLRARDFNIDKAREIMCQSLTWRKQHQVDYILDTWSPPQVLQDYYAGGWHHHDKDGRPLYVLRLGQMDTKGLVRALGEEALLRYVLSINEEGLRRCEENTKVFGRPISSWTCLVDLEGLNMRHLWRPGVKALLRIIEVVEANYPETLGRLLILRAPRVFPVLWTLVSPFIDDNTRRKFLIYAGNDYQGPGGLLDYIDKEIIPDFLSGECMCEVPEGGLVPKSLYRTAEELENEDLKLCTETIYQSASVFKGAPHEILIQIVDASSVITWDFDVCKGDIVFNIYHSKRSPQPPKKDSLGAHSITSPGGNNVQLIDRVWQPGRDYSMVESPLICKEGESVQGSHVTRWPGFYILQWKFHSMPACAATNLPRVDDVLASLQVSSHKCKVMYYTEVIGSEDFRGSMTSLESSHSGFSQLSAATTSSSQSHCGSMVSR; from the exons GCCTACGAAAGGAGGTTCCCTACGTGTCCTTTGATCCCGATGTTTGTGGACAGTGACACCGTGAACGAGTTCAAGAGCGAAGACGGGGCCGTTCACATTATAGAACGGCGCTGCAAGCTGGACATAGACGCACCAAGGCTGCTGAAAAAG attgcagGCGTCgattatgtttattttgtccaAAAAAACTCACTGAATTCTCGGGAACGTACTTTGCACATCGAGGCCCATAACGAAACGTTCTCCAACCGGGTCATCATCCACGAACATTGCTGCTACACT GTTCACCCTGAAAACGAAGATTGGACCTGTTTTGAACAGTCTGCAAGTTTAGATATTAAATCTTTCTTTGGTTTCGAAAGTACAGTGGAAAAAATTGCAATGAAACAATACACCAGCAACATAAAAAAA GGGAAAGAAATCATTGAATACTATCTTCGTCAGCTGGAAGAAGAAGGCATCACGTTCGTGCCCCGTTGGACTCCGCCTCCCATAGCTTCCTCTTCAGAGACGTCCTCGTCCTGCAAGAAACAGGCGGCGTCCTCGGCTGCTGTCGTCTCGGATGCTGCCCAGGCGGAGGGGCTGGGCGGCGAGGCCCTCAGCAGCCCCGGCGGGCCGCCCGAGCCGGCGGCGGGGACCCCTGAAG ACAAACTAGACGCAGACTACATCAAGAGATACCTGGGGGACTTGACCCCGCTGCAGGAGAGTTGCCTGATCCGGCTTCGCCAGTGGCTCCAGGAAACCCACAAGGGCAAA ATTCCAAAGGACGAGCACATTCTTCGGTTCTTACGTGCCCGGGACTTCAACATCGACAAAGCCAGGGAGATCATGTGTCAGTCTTTGACTTGGCGGAAGCAGCACCAGGTGGACTACATCCTCGATACCTGGAGCCCCCCCCAGGTCCTCCAGGACTACTACGCCGGAGGCTGGCACCATCACGACAAAG ACGGCCGGCCGCTCTACGTGCTCAGGCTGGGGCAGATGGACACCAAGGGTTTGGTGCGAGCGCTCGGCGAGGAGGCTTTGCTGCGATAC GTTCTCTCCATAAACGAAGAAGGGCTGAGACGGTGTGAGGAAAATACAAAAGTCTTTGGTCGACCTATCAG TTCGTGGACCTGCCTGGTGGACCTGGAGGGTCTGAACATGCGCCACCTGTGGAGACCCGGCGTCAAGGCCTTGCTGCGCATCATAGAGGTGGTCGAGGCCAACTACCCCGAGACGCTCGGCCGCCTCCTCATTCTTCGCGCCCCCAGGGTGTTTCCCGTCCTCTGGACGCTG GTTAGTCCATTCATCGATGACAACACCAGAAGGAAATTCCTGATTTACGCAGGAAATGACTACCAGGGTCCTGGCGGCCTGCTGGATTACATCGATAAAGAGATTATTCCAGATTTCCTGAGTGGGGAGTGCATG TGTGAAGTGCCCGAGGGCGGACTGGTCCCCAAATCTCTGTACAGGACCGCGGAGGAGCTGGAGAACGAAGATCTCAAGCTGTGCACCGAGACCATCTACCAGTCTGCCAGCGTCTTCAAGGGAGCCCCGCACGAG ATCCTCATTCAGATTGTGGATGCCTCTTCGGTGATCACTTGGGATTTTGACGTGTGCAAAGGGGACATCGTCTTCAACATCTACCACTCCAAGAGGTCGCCCCAGCCTCCCAAAAAGGACTCCCTGGGGGCGCACAGCATCACTTCCCCGGGAGGGAACAACGTGCAGCTGATAGACCGAGTCTGGCAGCCGGGCCGTGACTACAGCATGGTCGAGTCCCCTCTGATCTGCAAAGAAGGGGAGAGCGTGCAG GGCTCGCACGTGACGCGGTGGCCGGGCTTCTACATCCTGCAGTGGAAGTTCCACAGCATGCCGGCGTGTGCCGCCACCAACCTGCCCCGGGTGGACGACGTGCTGGCCTCGCTGCAGGTGTCGTCCCACAAGTGCAAAGTGATGTACTACACCGAGGTGATCGGGTCCGAGGACTTCCG GGGCTCCATGACCAGCCTGGAGTCCAGCCACAGCGGGTTCTCGCAGCTGAGCGCCGCCACCACGTCCTCCAGCCAGTCTCACTGCGGCTCCATGGTTTCCAGGTAG